The genomic window TCAGTCTGCAAAAGAAATATTcaagtaaaaattaaaatataaactcaAACAAACCTTTGCAATTAAATTATGTTCTTTATATGTTTAAGGCAATTGCTagacatcaacaacaacaacaaaaataaacatattaataCATGTTATTCCCTTCCTCTTATTTTGTTTGATGTTTATGATTTTGACttagaaattaaaaattacgatgaaatttttattttgtaaaagagaatgcaattttttaatataccCTTCATCTCTTTTTTTGTGGTCAAGATATACCTTCATCTCTTCTAATCCAATTTATGATAATTAACAACTAATACTAttataaattgtatttaatGGTCAAAcgtataataaaaaaacaaaattgaatattttgtcaattttataaaatgacaAACAAATTGTGACAAATGCAATAAAATTCACGTATATACCATAACAAAGAAAGACAACCACCGTACCAAAACAATTGAGATAGgaagataagaagaaaaaaattaggtaCATAAGAATTTTATTACCACTTCACTGGTGCCTCCTTCCAAACTGATATAAATAGCATCAATTGGTATGAAAGAGCTATCTCCCTCCTCTCTTTCGTGCATAAAATAAGTTGGCATGGTTTGATTTTCTGCAAAAATCATGAAAGATAAATTTCTTAAATAGActataacaaaaataacaaaaatattcaatttattatattcctttaattttttttgaatgacatatatatatatatatatatatatatatatatatatatatatatagtttcatTTATATATCCACCGATtgtaaaaaactattttacacatgcatccaatcaaATCATGACATGTAGACATTTGATGCTATATTTTAAGAGAAAATAGGACACTCATcaaaagtgtaaaataattttacactatcatcTAGTAACAACTATGTATTTTAACAAATCACTCACTACATCCTACTTTAATGGTATGATATGAAAGAATAACTTGTTCCTCTTTGACGttagtataaaaataatttacactgACAGAGAATGTCCATTAAACTCATATTTCAGGAACAAATCTATAAATTTGACACTATAATATGATTTCAATGAATGCATGCGTAAACAAGAAATTCACAATATACAAGTACTCAAGAAGGGGTACATAAGTAATCACAACCAAAGGCCAAACAACTATTTATATCacgctaactttcttatttaaaaaagtatTATATGATTTTGTAAATTagtcaaaaacataaaaaatgaaatgtaaaCAATCAAAATTCATATAGAATTGCACAAATTTCAGAAAGTTCATTTCCCTTTGCCACTAACAACTCGTAGAAAGAGTAAGATTGTTACCCATATTTGAGGCATGTCCAATTCTTCTACGTGTTCTTCTCGAGTTTGCTACGGCCTAAGTTAAAAAAGacaaaatcacaaaaagaaTACATGTTTTAGCAAATGAGTCTTAACCATCCACAAAGACTATGGTAAATGTAGTcatgataaaaatattattaattaaataattaaatgatatataactttttatattgttgtttacatataaattataacgcttaattagtattttgatcccttaaagaaattttAGGCTTTAcgatggtcccttaaaaaaaaagaaatctggATTGGTCCCTAAATGTGAACCATTGGATATTTTTGTCTAAATGAGAACCATGGAATCTTGTAGGTCTATTGTTCTAATGATAAATGATCAACACCTAATTTTTTCcctttcttcatcatcttcattcatTTGTTCAGTTGTTCTTGATGTTCGTCTTCAACATTTCATAAACTTAACCCATTTGGTATTGGTCTAGTGATATTGGCTTGGGTCCTTAGAGTATACTCCTTTCAAGGTCTCAAGTTCGATTtccctggtgccaatttcggtgggttaagtccatacagagcaaaaaaaactttggctttaaatggggcccccgcaagtggacggtgggattggttcccttggattagtcggtcataggaccggataccaagtttcaaaaaaaaatataaaattcaacaaaaaaattcagaTCTTCTAACATTAATTTTCTGAGCTTCATTCTTCTTCCATCTCTATCTTAATCAAActctgatttggtttttgatttccccttatagttttttttgtctaaatttgtTTATTGTTGAGACAGATCTTGTTGAGACAGATAGTTAGGGATTCATGTTGTTCGGGAGGAAGATTGAATGTTGCAGGGTTGTTGttgggttaatttttttttagcagatctggattttttttgtttgaagatATCGGTTTTTAGGGAAGAAGATGGAGAAATAGAGAAGAAAATTAGTTGATAATGGTGCATTGTCAGATATAATGGACATTCAAAAATTCAATGCTTTTTTCAATGAGATCAAACGGTTTAGATTAAAAGAATTATTGAGATCTATGGTGGACCAAATTTAATGGTGGTCCACCTAATCCATTTGGTGTTAAAATTAACGGAAATGACCACTGTGACTAACGGTCATATAGTTAAGGGAACAAtccagactttttttttaagggatcattgtgaaacctaaaatgtctttaatggaccatttaactaattatgCCAAATTAcaatattgttttaaattgataaatataaattgaaaaaaaaataaaaatggatgcAAACCTCAGCAAAGTCTCTTGACGAAGTTTCAATGACATCATCGTCATTTTCAGCATAATCAACCACGGGAACTTGTATTCGTTCAGAGGGTCCCTCTCCTTGTGAAGACACCATAGCTGGTAGTCCCGAAACAGCTAGCAATTGTTCAGAGGGTCCCACTCCCTGTGAAGACACCCAAGTTGGTTGTCGTTCAGAGGGTCTCTCTCCATGTGAAGAATCCCAAGCTGATAAAGTTTCATTTCTTCGTATGTTACTCCTCAAATTCCGAAAATTCATCATTGAGCAATTCTGC from Trifolium pratense cultivar HEN17-A07 linkage group LG1, ARS_RC_1.1, whole genome shotgun sequence includes these protein-coding regions:
- the LOC123891564 gene encoding LON peptidase N-terminal domain and RING finger protein 3-like, whose product is MNFRNLRSNIRRNETLSAWDSSHGERPSERQPTWVSSQGVGPSEQLLAVSGLPAMVSSQGEGPSERIQVPVVDYAENDDDVIETSSRDFAEAVANSRRTRRRIGHASNMENQTMPTYFMHEREEGDSSFIPIDAIYISLEGGTSEVTENATKSLDTNKETLEPENQTPEPPKEPSITCPICMQPTVEEMTTKCGHIFCRKCITPALLSRRKCPTCGKNATMRGLVRVFLPSSRIIDELRIWVQCSQQFSDRSAVGY